DNA sequence from the Selenomonas timonae genome:
TACAGCGACGGAGCAATCAGACAGGCGGATGTCTCTAGGAACGAATTTGATCCCAACTTTACGCATGCACACAAGGAGTATGATGGCACGTCCGACGTGCAGAACCTTGACGAGCGGTATGACGAGGCGCGTAGTTTCTGGAACGCTCATAAGCTGGATCAGTCCAATATCGAGTCTCTTACAGGATCATACAGAGGAACTTCGTCAAAGAGAGGGAAGGATGTCGGTACAAACAAGATTGTTGACTACACGCTGAAACTCAGCAATCGGAACTTTAATTTTGTCGGTTGGGATGGGGTGATTCAGAAAGAGGGAACGGGCGACATTACCCCGCGCGAACTCACCGCAGATTATCTGCCGAAGCAGACGAAGGTCTACGACGGCACGAAGAATATCGCAAGTGTCGGTGACAGCCTCGTGACGTTCCGCCACAAATCGGGAGCGAACGCATTCATCAACGGGGATAAGGTTCGGAACAGCTCCACAGCAACGTACGGTGACGCGAATGTTGCGTGGCAGGACAATGCGTGGAAGAACGGCGACGGTACAGTAGCGGACAAGGATGTCGACTATGATCTGCGACTTTCCGGCACGGATGCCGCGAACTACAAGATCGTCGATGAGAAGGGCAATGAGATTGCGTCAACTACCCGTAAGACGGGCAGAATCACGCCGAAGGAGATTCATCTGAAAGCCGATCCGCAGACGCGCTGGATCAACGAGGGGCTGCCCGACAGCTATACGGGCACGCCGACAGGGAAGGACTATGCGACGGGCGTCAATGGCGAAGCACTCCCCGGCGAGATCTACTACAACTCGCCGGATGGCCGCCTGCGCTGGGGCGACTACGCAATCAACGGCTACTATCGTCCGTCGGACAAGGCGCAGTATCAGCGTCCCGACGGCACGCGTTATCAGCTCGCAGACGGCACGTACGACGGGGACAGCGTCGCGCGGAACTATCGTTTCGTTCAAGACCCTGCGAACGCGACCGCGCTCCATATCGGACCGTATGTCCCCGATACCGACTACTATCAGGCACTCACGCAGACGAGCAAGATGCTCCCCGATGAGTACGCCTATGAGAATGCCTCACTTGATCGTCGCAGCCACTTCGGCCGCGATCCCGAGGCGGAGATTTCCTATGAACCGCCCTCCCTCAACATGGTCAAGGATGGTGTCGACATCAGCAAGAACGGCATAGAGATCACGGATGAGACGGTATTCCGCCTCGTGAACGAGGTGTTCGGTGCGTGATGAAAAACTGAGTATATAAGAATGACAGCGCCCCATCGACGCCTCGAGAGAGTGTCGATGGGGCGCTGTTGCACAAATGTTCTTGTAAAATTATAAAATGTGTTATATAATATAAATACAAAAGGTGAGCCGACACCTAAAAACTCCACAGTAACACTCGGACGTAAGGGCTGAGAAGTCGGAGAGCGACGGTAAAACTCTACATAAAACCTAGACATAAGGGCTAGGAAGCCGGGGAGCGGCGGTAAAATCGGTGTGATTGGGGTCATCCTTGGAGATGACCCCAATCTTTATGTGTATATGGTGGTTTTGTAAATGAAGAAATACAGCTGTGATGAAGCAATACAAATCTTGCATAGATCTGCGATTGCTTATCGGGAAAAACTTGCGGGGCGTGTTTTTATTGTTGTCTACAGAGATGAATCTGTAGAAGGTGGTACAGCATACAAACGCATTGTATTTTCGACGAGCAACTTTCAACATCTTACAGGCGTTCGATATACAGATAAAGCAGATGCAAAGGTGTTTTTTCAAATGTGCTGCAATAATAGACTGTCTCCCTCAAAATTACGGTTTAGCAAAGATGGTGTAACTCATTTGAAACTGGCGGTTCTTCCTTACCTAGCAGATGTTATGTATAACAGATTTTGGATTGGCACATCAATCAATAACGACATATACATCAATGCGGATTATTTTGTTGGAGATACAAAAAATCACTTGAGTTTGGGAATCCGCCATGCGAACAGGAAAGATGTTCCCGTGTCGTTAAAGAATCAATCTGTGCGGCATAATGTTGATAAAATAAGAGTGGTTTATGCCGTGTATTCTAGGTCTGTGAGCAGAGAGAATTTATGGGAGTGCGTGTATATTGATCAGAAGATTGCGCACGAAGCAAACAAAGAAGTACTTCCAAAAGAGATACGTGAACTATGGTCGGAATGAAAACGATGTATAAAAGAGCGCCCCATCGACGATATCAATGGTCGATGGGGCGCTGTTTTGTACGTTATGATATTGTGAGTTGTTGACGCGGGTGATATCCCTGCTCCTTGAGTGTGGAGTCGAGGTATTCAAGTGTTGTTGGTGTAATGAGGATGAGGGTGAGGCGGAGTTTTGCCATGTGTGCGGCGTTGATGCCGAGACTCTCGAGCCGCTCGGTATAGTCCGGATCGTCAGCGCCAATGACGGTGGCGATTCCGGCAACCTGTAGGCTCTTTGCACTGCCCGGCCCTTTGTACTCATCGTAGATGGCAAGCGCTGCGTGTTTGTTTTCCTTGAGCGCACGGAATTTTAGTCCGCCCTCGGAGAAGATGATAAATTTGCCCGCACGGTATTTGTAGGTGAGCGGGGTGCAGCGGACGAAGTCCCCATCCGCTGTGGCGAGGGCGCAGGTGCTGCGTTCTTTGATGAATGTTTCGATTGCCGCATGAAGGTCATCTTTGGGCATTTTGACAGCGTTCCTGTCTTTCTCTGTCCAGAATGCGGCAGCTTCTTCGTAGTTCATATTTGTTCGTCTCCTGTGCAGGTGTCATTTGTTTTCTGTCAGCGTCCGCAGCAGTGCGCGGCAGCCCGCGTCGACATCGCGGTAGGTGACTTCGAAGTTGCCGGTGTACCACGGGTCGGCGACGTCGCGCTCCTCGCCGATATAGGAGAGGAGACGGTGGACTTTGTGCTGCGGATCGCCGCCTGTGAGACGGTCAAGGTCGCGCATGTTCTCTGTGTCCATGCCGATGATGCAGTCATAGGCGCTGTAGTCGATGGCAGTCATCAGTGTTGCGCTCCGCTTCGTGAACGTGATGCCGTGCGCACGGAGGACTTCGCGTGTACCGCGATGTGTGTCGCTGCCGAGTTCGTCACGGTGGAGGGCTTTGGATGCTACGCTGATCTCATCGGACAGCCCCGCCTCGCGCACGAGCTGTTTCATGACGAATTCTGCCATCGGGGAGCGGCAGATGTTGCCGTGGCAGACGAATAGGATGTGCTTCATAACATAGGCTCCTTTTTGGTTTGGTTTAGGGAAGCACTGATAAATTCAGCCCAATCATCTTGGCACATCTTTTTCGCCCTCTCTGTGTCAACAAATCCTCCACATAGGCCTTGCTATGCGTCCGGTTTGTCTCCTTGATAGGACAAAAAATCTACACCAATCTGATGGACTTCATTTTATCAGCGATTCCTTAGAGAAACTGCGCCATATAGACCGGCACGTATTTCAGCATATCGGAG
Encoded proteins:
- a CDS encoding PBECR4 domain-containing protein, which gives rise to MKKYSCDEAIQILHRSAIAYREKLAGRVFIVVYRDESVEGGTAYKRIVFSTSNFQHLTGVRYTDKADAKVFFQMCCNNRLSPSKLRFSKDGVTHLKLAVLPYLADVMYNRFWIGTSINNDIYINADYFVGDTKNHLSLGIRHANRKDVPVSLKNQSVRHNVDKIRVVYAVYSRSVSRENLWECVYIDQKIAHEANKEVLPKEIRELWSE
- a CDS encoding low molecular weight protein-tyrosine-phosphatase gives rise to the protein MKHILFVCHGNICRSPMAEFVMKQLVREAGLSDEISVASKALHRDELGSDTHRGTREVLRAHGITFTKRSATLMTAIDYSAYDCIIGMDTENMRDLDRLTGGDPQHKVHRLLSYIGEERDVADPWYTGNFEVTYRDVDAGCRALLRTLTENK
- a CDS encoding pyridoxamine 5'-phosphate oxidase family protein, whose translation is MNYEEAAAFWTEKDRNAVKMPKDDLHAAIETFIKERSTCALATADGDFVRCTPLTYKYRAGKFIIFSEGGLKFRALKENKHAALAIYDEYKGPGSAKSLQVAGIATVIGADDPDYTERLESLGINAAHMAKLRLTLILITPTTLEYLDSTLKEQGYHPRQQLTIS
- a CDS encoding secretion protein HlyD, whose product is MFCPIKETNRTHSKAYVEDLLTQRGRKRCAKMIGLNLSVLP